A section of the Primulina eburnea isolate SZY01 chromosome 1, ASM2296580v1, whole genome shotgun sequence genome encodes:
- the LOC140835850 gene encoding uncharacterized protein yields MWFLGIGVGLIGIAGHATPTKQLHWLSSVFVGILMCKIVYELTGVVSGIFINGYPKLDNNQKLEWNNRGFSTFHAIVVAAGSLYLLAVSDLFVDTQNELMIYRTSNLSDTIMGVSIGYFLSDLAMIFFYFPTLGGMEYVVHHGLSMYSIIQSLLSGQAQIYILMVLFSESTTPFVNLRWYLDVAGLKNSKLYTYNGIALFFGWLVARIILFVYFFYHMFMHFDQVKKVYPVGFYSLLTVPPVLTMMNLFWFWKIARGLVKTLNKARHSK; encoded by the exons ATGTGGTTTTTGGGGATTGGAGTTGGGTTGATTGGCATCGCGGGACATGCTACACCAACCAAACAGTTACACTGGTTGTCTTCTGTTTTTGTTGGGATTTTGATGTGCAAAATT GTCTATGAACTAACAGGTGTAGTCAGCGGTATATTCATTAACGGATATCCCAAGCTTGACAATAATCAGAAACTAGAGTGGAACAACAG GGGATTCTCCACTTTCCATGCAATTGTAGTAGCAGCTGGTTCTCTATATCTGTTGGCTGTTTCAGATCTTTTTGTTGACACACAAAACGAGTTGATGATTTATAGAACATCAAATCTATCCGACACTATAATGGGG GTTTCCATCGGCTACTTTCTCTCAGACTTGGCAATGATATTTTTCTACTTTCCAACTTTAGGTGGAATGGAGTAT GTGGTGCATCATGGACTCTCTATGTACTCAATCATTCAATCTCTTTTGAGCGGTCAAGCACAAATCTATATATTGATGGTTCTCTTTAGTGAAAGCACGACTCCATTTGTTAATCTGAGATG GTATCTTGATGTTGCTGGCTTGAAGAATTCTAAACTCTACACCTACAACGGCATCGCGTTGTTCTTTGGGTGGTTG GTTGCCAGGATTATCTTGTTCGTGTACTTTTTCTACCACATGTTTATGCATTTTGATCAG GTCAAGAAAGTGTATCCAGTGGGATTTTACAGTTTGCTTACAGTGCCTCCTGTGTTGACAATGATGAACTTGTTCTGGTTCTGGAAAATTGCTAGAGGTTTGGTTAAAACCTTGAACAAGGCCAGGCATAGCAAATGA
- the LOC140835867 gene encoding calcium uniporter protein 5, mitochondrial-like: protein MWRTSTGSNLLKRAFDSAIRCSRPRPVSQLMGSLFYQFCSSAVSGGGSVNENDYCGETTMTYAEAKRLMRLVNVKSLKEKLGMENKEVITYRELLRACESLGVAKSADEAAAFARVLDEAGIVLLFRDKVYLHPDKVVDLVRRAVPLDLLPGDDPCKDELKKLQEKKEEIDVLAHKQVRRILWTGLGLAVAQVGFFFRLTFWEFSWDVMEPIAFFTTTTGIIIGYAYFLVTSRDPSYQDLLKRLFLSRQRKLIKKYNFDIQRFLELQNKCKLPVDSCASIKRRTGVELDPEDLLHGH, encoded by the exons ATGTGGAGAACAAGTACCGGCTCAAATCTACTGAAACGGGCATTTGATTCAGCCATCCGGTGCTCCAGGCCCAGACCCGTTTCCCAGTTGATGGGTTCATTGTTTTATCAATTCTGTAGCTCCGCCGTGAGCGGCGGTGGTAGTGTGAATGAGAACGATTATTGTGGTGAAACTACGATGACTTATGCGGAGGCGAAGAGGCTAATGAGGTTGGTGAATGTGAAGTCGTTGAAGGAGAAGCTTGGTATGGAGAACAAGGAGGTGATCACCTACAGAGAGCTGTTGCGCGCCTGTGAGAGCTTGGGTGTCGCCAAGTCGGCGGATGAAGCCGCCGCGTTCGCTCGAGTTCTGGATGAGGCCGGCATCGTTTTGCTGTTCCGGGATAAAGTTTATCTTCATCCAGATAAG GTGGTTGATCTGGTTCGGAGGGCAGTTCCTCTTGATCTTTTACCTGGGGACGACCCATGTAAGGATGAGCTCAAGAAGCTGCAGGAGAAAAAGGAAGAAATCGACGTGCTTGCACACAAGCAAGTACGCCGCATTTTGTGGACTGGATTGGGGCTTGCTGTGGCGCAGGTCGGATTTTTCTTTCGTCTAACATTCTGGGAATTTTCTTGGGATGTGATGGAGCCAATTGCATTTTTCACTACCACCACGGGAATTATAATTGGCTATGCTTATTTTCTGGTAACTTCAAGAGATCCGAGCTACCAAGATCTGCTGAAAAGACTCTTCCTCTCAAGGCAGCGAAAGCTCATAAAGAAGTATAACTTTGATATTCAGAGGTTTTTGGAGTTACAGAATAAATGCAAATTGCCGGTGGATTCGTGTGCATCCATCAAACGACGAACGGGGGTGGAATTGGATCCAGAGGACCTTTTACACGGTCACTGA
- the LOC140835877 gene encoding bifunctional bis(5'-adenosyl)-triphosphatase/adenylylsulfatase FHIT-like: MLKPLPLFSSLKFVVPFLHLRHPSTPTTFLLRSTAATLTRVPSNLTRASSSFMQPLTEMDSESYMFGPYKIDPREVFYSTQLSFAFVNLRPLVPGHVLVCPRREVKRFLDLSADETSDLWLMAQKVGSQLESYHNASSLTFAIQDGPQAGQTVPHVHIHILPRKIGDFEKNDEIYDAIDLKEKELKQKLDLDRERKDRSIAEMAEEADAYRKIFLRV; the protein is encoded by the exons ATGTTAAAGCCGTTGCCTTTGTTCTCTTCCCTTAAATTCGTCGTACCATTTCTACATTTACGGCACCCCTCCACACCCACGACGTTTCTCCTTCGTTCTACCGCTGCAACTCTCACCAGGGTTCCCTCTAATCTCACCAGAGCTTCCTCTTCCTTCATGCAACCGCTTACTGAG ATGGATTCTGAGAGTTACATGTTTGGCCCATACAAAATCGACCCGAGGGAAGTGTTCTACTCAACTCAGCTTTCATTTGCTTTCGTGAATCTCCGCCCTCTTGTTCCTGGT CACGTGCTTGTCTGCCCGAGGCGTGAAGTCAAACGCTTTCTTGATCTTAGTGCTGATGAGACCAGTGATCTATGGCTTATGGCACAGAAAGTGGGGAGCCAACTTGAGTCATACCACAATGCATCTTCACTTACGTTTGCAATCCAA GATGGACCTCAGGCTGGACAGACTGTTCCGCATGTTCATATTCACATACTCCCCCGCAAAATTGGCgattttgaaaaaaatgatGAGATCTACGATGCT ATTGATTTGAAGGAGAAGGAATTGAAGCAGAAGCTTGATCTCGACAGAGAGAGAAAAGACAGAAGCATAGCTGAAATGGCTGAAGAGGCAGATGCATACAGAAAGATTTTTCTTCGAGTATAG
- the LOC140835891 gene encoding LOW QUALITY PROTEIN: large ribosomal subunit protein bL17c-like (The sequence of the model RefSeq protein was modified relative to this genomic sequence to represent the inferred CDS: deleted 1 base in 1 codon), with translation MASCTWNLCSLRAALPSVHASSSGPSVCFPNGPTPSRLGLSKPRPAPRPLNSFVGLTSLHPLLSSQDSTNFDHSFTVIDNGGRVSAMRHGRRVPKLNRPPDQRRALLRGLTTQLLKHGRIKTTRARASAVRKYVDKMITLAKDGSLHKRRQALGFIYEKQIVHALFAEVPERYSERQGGYTRIIRTLPRRGDNAPMAYIELV, from the exons ATGGCGTCTTGTACGTGGAATCTCTGTTCTCTTCGGGCTGCACTCCCTTCTGTTCATGCCTCTTCTTCGGGCCCTTCCGTTTGCTTTCCAAACGGGCCCACCCCATCTCGCCTCGGGCTATCCAAGCCCAGACCCGCCCCGAGACCTCTCAACTCTTTTGTGGGTCTCACCTCTTTGCACCCCCTCCTCTCTTCCCAAG ATTCTACAAATTTTGACCATTCATTCACCGTGATTGACAATGGTGGACGAGTTTCCGCCATGAGACACGGGAGGAGGGTGCCAAAACTTAACCGCCCCCCTGATCAACGTCGTGCTCTTTTACGAGGTTTGACAACTCAACTTCTGAAACATGGCCGTATAAAAACAACAAGAGCCAGGGCCAGTGCAGTGAGAAAATATGTCGACAAAATGATCACTCTTGCAAAGGATGGTTCTCTACACAAGAGAAGGCaagcccttggcttcatctacGAAAAACAAATTGTTCATGCCTTGTTTGCGGAGGTCCCAGAGAGATACAGTGAAAGACAGGGT GGCTATACAAGGATAATCCGAACTCTACCCAGACGAGGGGACAATGCACCCATGGCCTATATTGAGCTTGTCTG